The Desulfuromonas versatilis genome has a segment encoding these proteins:
- a CDS encoding protein-glutamate methylesterase/protein-glutamine glutaminase — MPGRGVMTSPLRILVIDDSAFNRRTIAKMLEAIPGVEVVGDACDGEEGLRKVFDLQPDLVTLDLAMPRMDGFGFLRIVMEQRPTPVIVVSALAEDENVFKALELGAVEFIPKPSARVSPELVKIREDLVQKVLQVARTDLRKVLTRTMVKPPCSAGTRLANSSARQAISHVVIGASTGGPPALQAIFSAIQEPVPIAFAVSQHMPPVFTRAFAERLNKYSHLEIAEAKSGDLLLPGRVLVAPGGRNLVFTRVGDEVSVQVVEPREGQRYVPSVDAMFTSAAEVFGADLLGVVLTGMGNDGAQGVLDIKKAGGQALAEAEETSVVFGMPKEAIATGKVDKVVPLPLICSEILRRCYN, encoded by the coding sequence ATGCCCGGAAGGGGTGTCATGACCTCGCCGCTGCGAATACTGGTTATTGACGATTCTGCGTTCAACCGCAGGACTATTGCCAAAATGCTCGAGGCCATCCCCGGCGTGGAGGTGGTCGGGGATGCCTGCGACGGCGAAGAAGGGCTGCGCAAGGTTTTCGACCTGCAGCCCGACCTGGTCACCCTCGATCTGGCCATGCCTCGCATGGACGGGTTCGGCTTTCTGCGGATTGTCATGGAGCAGCGCCCGACGCCGGTCATCGTCGTTTCGGCACTGGCGGAGGATGAAAACGTATTCAAGGCACTCGAGTTGGGCGCCGTCGAATTCATACCCAAGCCTTCCGCCAGGGTTTCCCCCGAGCTCGTCAAGATCCGCGAGGATCTTGTGCAGAAGGTTCTCCAGGTGGCGCGAACCGATTTGCGCAAGGTGCTCACGCGCACCATGGTCAAGCCACCCTGCAGTGCCGGCACCCGGTTAGCCAACAGCAGTGCCCGCCAGGCCATTTCCCATGTGGTGATCGGGGCCTCGACGGGAGGGCCGCCGGCGCTCCAGGCGATCTTTTCCGCGATCCAGGAACCGGTGCCCATCGCCTTTGCCGTGTCCCAGCATATGCCGCCGGTCTTCACCCGCGCCTTTGCCGAGCGGCTCAACAAGTACAGCCATCTCGAAATCGCCGAAGCCAAATCGGGCGACCTGCTGCTGCCTGGTCGCGTGCTGGTTGCGCCTGGGGGCAGGAACCTGGTTTTTACCCGGGTCGGAGATGAGGTGTCGGTGCAGGTCGTCGAACCCAGGGAGGGGCAGCGCTACGTTCCCTCGGTGGATGCCATGTTCACATCCGCCGCTGAGGTTTTCGGGGCTGACCTGCTTGGCGTGGTCCTGACCGGCATGGGCAACGACGGGGCCCAGGGGGTCCTGGACATCAAGAAGGCAGGCGGCCAGGCGTTGGCCGAGGCCGAGGAGACCAGCGTCGTGTTCGGCATGCCCAAAGAGGCGATCGCCACCGGCAAAGTGGACAAGGTGGTGCCCTTGCCGCTGATTTGCAGCGAAATTCTGCGCCGCTGTTACAACTGA
- a CDS encoding CheR family methyltransferase yields the protein MLFFNPEIPMNDEEFRLLRDLVYQHCGLHFTPDSKYLLERRLGKRLQQHRLKSFKDYYYLLRYNKDRDQELTEVVNALTTNETYFFREDFQLRTFSEEIIPEIRERKERNGDRSLRIWSAGCSSGEEPYTLAMLLLEEPSLRDWKIEIIGTDISQRVLQIARKGLYGASSFRSTKPDYQRRYFSETEGKFRISDRVRDLVSISYLNLFDSARVALLGKMDVVFCRNVIIYFDLAAKRRVIESFYHRLRPEGYLLLGHSESLMNISNAFALRHFTHDMVYQRPSLSECPEGVS from the coding sequence ATGCTTTTTTTCAACCCCGAAATCCCCATGAACGATGAAGAGTTCCGCTTGCTGCGGGACCTGGTGTACCAGCACTGCGGACTTCATTTCACGCCCGATTCCAAGTACCTGCTGGAAAGGCGGTTGGGAAAACGGCTGCAGCAGCATCGACTCAAGTCGTTCAAGGATTACTATTATCTGCTGCGGTACAACAAGGACCGTGACCAGGAGTTGACCGAGGTGGTCAATGCATTGACCACCAACGAAACCTATTTTTTCCGCGAAGATTTTCAGCTGAGAACCTTCAGCGAGGAAATCATTCCCGAAATCCGCGAGCGCAAGGAACGAAACGGCGACCGGAGTCTGCGAATCTGGAGCGCCGGCTGCTCTTCCGGCGAGGAGCCGTACACTCTGGCCATGCTGCTGCTCGAAGAACCTTCCCTGCGGGACTGGAAGATCGAAATCATCGGCACGGATATCAGCCAACGGGTGCTGCAGATCGCCCGGAAAGGGCTCTATGGTGCCAGCTCCTTTCGCAGCACCAAGCCCGATTACCAGAGACGTTATTTTTCCGAAACGGAAGGCAAGTTCCGGATTTCAGATCGGGTGAGGGACCTGGTGTCCATCAGCTATCTCAACCTGTTCGATTCGGCGCGGGTCGCCCTGTTGGGTAAAATGGATGTGGTCTTCTGCCGCAACGTGATCATCTATTTCGATCTGGCCGCCAAGCGCAGGGTAATCGAGAGCTTTTACCATCGGCTGCGACCCGAGGGGTACCTGTTGCTCGGTCACTCGGAATCTTTGATGAATATTTCCAACGCATTTGCCCTGAGGCATTTTACCCACGACATGGTGTATCAGAGGCCTTCGCTGTCCGAATGCCCGGAAGGGGTGTCATGA
- a CDS encoding GAF domain-containing protein: MTERDDDRSIVKRAEEFLQAFKKGAEFTQELLKENERLRFQLLELKESLRGPEKSYPSDSQDPEKDHLRRKVRDLEQERVEILDRIRQVEKENLDFANRYVEIEAENNKLANLYIASYQLHSTLDFREVLQIIMEIIINLIGGEEFGILLLDEKAKKLQAVASEGIATGDFPIVPMGKGIIGQAAQTGENYFIEEIAGYSRELSRPMVCIPLKIKEQVIGVIVIYKLLVQKDHFAEVDYELFTLLAGHAATAIFSSKLYSESERKLSTMQGFIELLTK, encoded by the coding sequence ATGACCGAACGGGATGACGACCGCTCGATAGTGAAACGCGCCGAAGAGTTTCTCCAGGCGTTCAAGAAGGGGGCCGAGTTCACCCAGGAGTTGCTCAAGGAGAACGAACGGCTGCGTTTCCAACTGCTGGAGCTCAAGGAGTCCCTGAGGGGCCCGGAAAAATCGTACCCCTCGGATAGCCAGGACCCTGAGAAAGATCATCTCAGGCGTAAGGTAAGGGACCTTGAACAGGAAAGAGTGGAAATTCTCGACCGGATCAGGCAGGTCGAAAAGGAAAATCTCGATTTCGCCAACCGATATGTCGAGATCGAAGCTGAGAACAATAAACTCGCCAACCTCTACATAGCCTCCTACCAGTTGCATTCGACCCTGGATTTTCGTGAAGTCCTGCAGATCATCATGGAAATCATCATTAATTTGATCGGTGGGGAAGAATTCGGCATTCTTCTGCTTGACGAGAAAGCCAAAAAACTGCAGGCCGTTGCCAGCGAGGGGATCGCCACGGGAGATTTTCCGATAGTCCCCATGGGCAAGGGAATCATCGGTCAGGCAGCCCAAACCGGGGAAAACTATTTCATCGAGGAGATAGCCGGTTACAGCCGGGAACTTTCCCGGCCCATGGTTTGCATCCCGCTGAAGATCAAAGAGCAGGTCATTGGCGTCATTGTCATTTATAAACTACTGGTGCAGAAGGACCATTTCGCCGAGGTGGACTACGAGTTGTTCACGCTGCTTGCCGGCCACGCCGCGACTGCTATTTTCTCGTCCAAGTTGTATTCCGAATCCGAGAGAAAACTTTCAACCATGCAGGGATTCATTGAGCTGCTGACCAAATAG
- a CDS encoding HEAT repeat domain-containing protein, translating into MLQSSREEERLNGLRLLARSGFQTPPDHLLQALGDESWRVRKEASDLFLSLPSAGELAGQIVELLHAHDNAGLRNAAVDILTRLGRQAIPFLLEEVDCGDPDVRKFVLDILGEIGDNSCLEPMIAALKDSDENVRAAGAENLGKLKLADAVPALLLAMENADLLYRFTILEALGQIGAPVPVGRLLPFGDEPLLRKALFDCLGRIGGPGGLEPLVEGLIDPMRNVREAAAVALARISHEFPAVSAQLAGSVGESARQAVGGLLKSPNRQVQEAALQIVGLLDDGRFAAELLDLLEDVELRQDAFAGLVKLCNVAADLLLEFWETAGVDRRIYLAYIYGAARCGAARPLLVSGLHSGDSDLVQVCARSLGQIGDPGSIPDLIGALAAESEEIRQAAAQALMELAPLAGGTLLQEVVPLLEKDDPQLRMHGVVIIGQCQDSQTAEHLAFALKDESADVRRAAVRAMEGHCGSRHLHTLRLALTDEDADVRRLAAEVLGSTGDPEALAPLELALQDEDIWVRAAAVRSLGRLGGERATTLISQALFDPVGLVGIAALETLGESSPQLAYELSQKALAHEDEEVVTAAVKILAGSGRREWVGANRQGLINHRHWDVRANFIRAMVELEGPACRKFLEDRLLVEGEELVRQLLQDFLQELTQTRG; encoded by the coding sequence TTGCTGCAATCCTCCAGGGAGGAAGAGCGGCTGAATGGTCTGCGGCTTTTGGCGCGCAGCGGATTTCAAACCCCACCCGATCACCTGTTGCAGGCGCTCGGCGATGAGAGCTGGCGGGTGCGCAAAGAAGCCAGCGACCTCTTTTTGTCCCTGCCGAGCGCCGGCGAACTTGCCGGGCAAATCGTCGAATTGCTGCATGCCCACGACAATGCGGGTCTGCGCAATGCGGCCGTCGACATTTTGACGAGATTGGGTCGTCAGGCAATCCCCTTTCTGCTCGAGGAGGTCGACTGTGGTGATCCTGACGTGCGCAAATTCGTGCTGGACATCCTCGGGGAAATCGGCGACAACTCCTGCCTTGAGCCGATGATCGCGGCCTTGAAGGATTCCGACGAGAACGTTCGGGCCGCCGGTGCGGAAAATCTCGGCAAGCTCAAACTGGCCGATGCGGTTCCGGCCCTGCTGTTGGCCATGGAAAACGCGGACCTGTTGTATCGCTTCACCATTCTGGAGGCCCTCGGGCAGATCGGAGCGCCCGTACCGGTGGGTCGGCTTCTCCCTTTTGGGGATGAACCGCTGCTGCGCAAGGCTCTTTTCGACTGCCTGGGTCGAATCGGCGGCCCCGGCGGTCTTGAGCCCCTGGTTGAGGGCCTGATTGACCCCATGCGCAACGTCCGCGAAGCTGCCGCCGTCGCCCTGGCGCGAATCAGCCATGAGTTTCCGGCAGTCTCGGCCCAGCTTGCCGGTTCGGTCGGCGAATCCGCCAGGCAGGCGGTAGGTGGCCTGCTCAAAAGCCCGAACCGCCAGGTGCAGGAGGCGGCTTTGCAAATTGTCGGCCTGCTTGACGATGGACGATTTGCCGCCGAGCTTCTCGATCTGCTGGAAGACGTCGAACTTCGCCAGGATGCTTTTGCCGGCCTGGTTAAACTCTGCAACGTGGCGGCTGACCTTCTGCTTGAATTCTGGGAGACCGCAGGGGTTGACCGGCGAATCTATCTGGCCTACATCTACGGTGCTGCCCGTTGCGGGGCGGCGCGGCCCCTGCTGGTATCGGGACTGCATTCCGGGGATTCCGACCTGGTTCAGGTCTGTGCCCGCTCCCTGGGGCAGATCGGCGACCCAGGCTCCATCCCCGATCTGATCGGGGCTCTGGCAGCGGAATCCGAGGAGATACGACAGGCTGCCGCCCAGGCACTGATGGAACTCGCCCCCCTGGCTGGAGGAACTCTGCTGCAGGAGGTTGTACCCCTGCTGGAAAAAGACGATCCGCAGTTGCGAATGCACGGGGTTGTCATTATCGGGCAGTGTCAGGACAGCCAAACCGCGGAGCATCTCGCCTTCGCACTAAAAGACGAATCAGCGGACGTCCGTCGCGCGGCAGTGCGGGCAATGGAGGGACACTGTGGCAGTCGCCATCTGCACACCCTGCGGCTCGCCCTGACCGACGAGGATGCCGATGTGCGCAGACTGGCCGCCGAGGTTCTCGGCTCCACCGGTGATCCGGAGGCACTGGCGCCTTTGGAACTTGCTTTGCAGGACGAGGATATCTGGGTGCGTGCCGCGGCGGTTCGTTCTCTGGGGCGTCTTGGGGGGGAGCGGGCGACGACTCTCATCAGCCAGGCTCTTTTCGACCCGGTCGGCCTGGTGGGCATTGCCGCCTTGGAGACCCTGGGCGAATCCTCTCCTCAGCTCGCTTATGAACTGTCCCAGAAGGCCCTGGCCCACGAGGATGAGGAAGTCGTAACCGCGGCGGTCAAGATCCTGGCGGGCAGCGGCCGGCGCGAATGGGTCGGCGCGAATCGGCAGGGATTGATCAATCACCGGCACTGGGATGTCAGGGCCAACTTTATCCGGGCCATGGTCGAATTGGAGGGGCCGGCCTGTAGAAAATTTCTGGAAGATCGCCTGCTGGTGGAAGGTGAGGAACTGGTCCGCCAACTGTTGCAGGATTTTCTCCAAGAGTTGACCCAGACTCGGGGGTGA
- a CDS encoding response regulator — translation MSAKNFKLLIVEDSPTMRQLIVFALKRVREFTIVEASDGVDGLKKIAGNRFDLILTDINMPIMDGLKLVSLVRNDPANKDVPIIIITTEGAQEDRERAMALGANEYLTKPIQPTRVLEAVKRLLKV, via the coding sequence GTGTCCGCGAAAAATTTCAAGCTTCTTATCGTCGAAGATTCGCCGACCATGCGTCAGTTGATTGTCTTTGCCCTGAAGCGGGTAAGGGAATTTACGATTGTCGAGGCCTCGGACGGAGTTGACGGGCTGAAGAAAATTGCTGGCAACCGCTTCGACCTTATCCTGACCGATATCAATATGCCCATCATGGATGGGCTGAAACTGGTCAGCTTGGTGCGTAATGATCCCGCCAACAAGGATGTTCCCATCATCATCATCACCACCGAAGGTGCCCAGGAGGACAGAGAACGGGCCATGGCCCTGGGAGCCAATGAATATCTCACCAAACCGATCCAGCCGACCCGGGTTCTCGAAGCCGTGAAAAGGCTTCTAAAGGTATAG